The following coding sequences are from one Nicotiana tabacum cultivar K326 chromosome 1, ASM71507v2, whole genome shotgun sequence window:
- the LOC142164285 gene encoding uncharacterized protein LOC142164285 has product MYRPPRFNGQYYGWWKTRMHDFIMAEDSELWDVICDGPFVPMKTGGEGIVTVPKIRKEYNDADRKAIENNFRENKILVCGIGPDEYNRISACQSAKEIWEALQTAHEGTTQVKQSKIDMLTTEYEIFKMKEDESIQDMHTRFTSIINELHSLSEVIPRNKLVLKILSVLLGSWESKVNSIIETKDLQKLTIDELTGNLKTYEMKRK; this is encoded by the coding sequence atgtacagaccaccaagattcaaCGGCCAATACTATGGTTGGTGGAAAACAAGAATGCATGACTTCATTATGGCTGAGGACTCAGAGCTGTGGGATGTAATTTGTGATGGACCTTTTGTTCCTATGAAAACTGGTGGTGAGGGAATAGTTACAGtcccaaaaataagaaaagagtatAATGATGCTGATAGAAAGGCTATTGAGAATAATTTTAGGGAAAATAAGATTCTTGTTTGTGGTATCGGACCAGATGAGTACAATCGCATCTCAGCTTGTCAGTCTGCTAAGGAGATTTGGGAAGCTCTTCAAACTGCCCATGAGGGAACTACTCAGGTTAAGCAGTCCAAAATTGATATGCTTACTACTGAGTATGAGATTTTTAAGATGAAGGAGGATGAGtctattcaagatatgcacacaCGTTTCACCTCCATTATCAATGAGCTTCACTCCCTTAGTGAAGTCATCCCAAGAAACAAGTTGGTCCTAAAAATACTCAGTGTTTTGCTAGGTTCTTGGGAAAGTAAAGTAAATTCTATCATTGAAACCAAGGATTTGCAGAAGctgaccattgatgaactcaCTGGAAATCTCAAAACTTATGAGATGAAGAGAAAGTAG